Below is a window of Trichosurus vulpecula isolate mTriVul1 chromosome 4, mTriVul1.pri, whole genome shotgun sequence DNA.
GTCTCTACCCAAATTCTTCTGGTAACAAGTCCATCCAGCTTCTACCAACCAGAGAATGTGAGTTAGCAGATTAAAAGTatagagatgaaggaaaaagcaTCTAACTACTAGGAATTACAGAAACCTGgggtatgaatgaatgaaataatagcTACAGagcattttgtgaaagaaaaaaaaacttcctccaAATTACACTCTACAATCTTACCATAGCTTAGACTTCAGGTTTCACCTCTGGGCTTTCCACGACCTCAGTTACATCCAGTCCAGAGTGCCTGTCTTAAGGTACTTGGGTGAAAAAGCCCGACTTTAAAATACCAAGTAGTTGGAGGAATAGAGGATCATGGTGAATTCCCTCCTCTTTGCTCTTGCCCAGCACgaattcttcattttcctttaggCCAGAGCAAGattcatctcctccatgaagtcttctgtGACTAATCACAGCCCacaataaactttgttttactttaaaTTCCATCAGTAATTCTGTTTCTATCATATTATAACATACTGACTGAGATTATTGCCTTGGAattgttttctatttgttttatgtttgttaTTCTAGCTTCAGTTTGAGGCCTAAGGGTTTTGTCTTCTCGACTCCCCACAGCCTCCAGCATAaggctgggcacatagtagatgctcaataaattgttattaaattgaattgaagcaGTAGTTATCTCTGGGCCATGAGACTGCTACCAAGTGGGTAGTATCACCTCAATATCACCTCATTCCTAGAGAATCAAAAAAGGGATGGACAAGATGCAATAAGTCATCTAAGCGGCCTGGTacaaagagctctggacttggctgggaagatctgggttcaaatcctgcctcagacacttaactactGTGTcattctgggcaagccacttgccttctctctgcttcagttttctcattgataaaatggggatactaacaaCATCTACCTCCCTAGCTTAGGAAAATCAAATGGTATACCATATGTAAAGTGctgtgcaaaccttaaggtaTTACGTAAATTCTaggtattctttttaaaaattaaatgaatgggGATTGTAgatgaaaggaggaaaggaaactgagacaaaaacaAATGAGCCAAGTAAGAATCTGGGCCGGGGGCCTCTATTTATTTAAAGTGGAGATGGGGATTTCTACGACTGTTGGCATCAAAGCAAAACCTAAACTCTGACCTATTTCTGACTGTCACTTCCATAAGCTATAGTGTTtagagggaaatggaaaaggggatgggagagggaaaagTAGACCGCCATTGCACTTTCTCTACTGTGTCTGTCTGCAGAAGAAGCCGCCTCCACAGACAACAAAGTCCCATTGCTGGTGATAGGAACTGTGGGGAAGTCAGTCATTCTCCCCTCGAAGATCCCACCAGACAAGATTCTAACTATTGCCTGGCTTTCTCGCAACTCTCTTGCCACTGTCGATTTAAACGGACAACCCCCCCATATAACAATTACTGATTATAACTACCATAATCGACTGAAAATCCTCAACGAGTCAAACTACTCTTTGCAAATCAAAAACTTGACAACAGAAGATGAAAATTGCTACAAAGCGCAAATAACCATAAAGAGTACAGGCTTGCCTGAAACCTTAATCCAAGAGTACCTCCTACACATTTATGGTAAGTCACAAGCTTAACTATGtataaacttttaatttttagttagatttgtaatttcactggtataaggaaaTCCTTGTGAGGAAACTCTGTACCAGTGCAGATCGGCACCTGTTATACAATGTATACTTTGTTCTGTagactttggattcagtcaaaaggccacacttaaggatttagaaggccacaggttccccatccctgctctaggTAGTGCAGCGGATAGAtcgctgaacctggagtcaagtgGACTTGAGTCCAAATACGGCCTTAGAAatttactgattgtgtgacccttggaaatcatctaacTTTTGtctgtctccattttctcatttgtaaaatgggaataatgataatagtacctccattccagagttgttgttaggataaaatttaggaaattattttgttgttaaaatttaggaaataatttttaaaatgtttttcaaaccttaaagcactatagaaatgctagctattatgaagataatggtggtggtgatgatgatatgatgatgaacaaaaatcccttttaaaaaatacacaagtTGTCATATCATCCTCACTAGAACACTTCTAGTGAGAGAAGATCCACTACCATCTGAGGCAATCCATTGAACTTTCAGATGTCTCTAACTGTTAAGAAGTCTTTCAAGACCTTAAGTCTGACTCTCTTCAACTTCCACCCActtttcctagttctgtcctttgtagccaagcagaataaatataaTCCCTCTTCAAGTAACAGTCCATCGAATACTTCAAGATAGTTATCACGAtgcccctaagtcttctcttcctcaGCCTAAATAACCCCAATTCCTTCAGTTAATCCTTATATGACAAGATGTTGAGGTCTTCAACATGAGCTGTGGTTTTACTTTTCTGGATACCCTATCCTTCAAGATTAATATCCTTCCAGAGGATTGTATTATAgtatagagtgttggacttacaATGTCACATTTGCAGATTTACTAAGATGGTTATTCCCTTATCCAAGTAATTGATATAAATGTTAAACAGTCTAAGGTAAACACCTTGGACCTTCCGCTGATAAACTCTTGCCAAGCTCATGACAAAACATTAATAATTACTATTTGCTTCCAGTCATCCAACAAGTCCCAAATCCACCTAAGTGTTCCCTACATCAATCCATCTTTTTCCATAAGTTAGTATAAGAGACTTGGTAGAAATTTTGCTGAAATCTAGACACCTAGCAAGGTGTCCTTGCTAATGCAAATGATGTTAGGGTTAATGAATCTGGTTAGGATTAGCTAATAGAATGTTACAGTATTCTCATAATCAActctgtcaaaaaaagaaattaagcaattatgttcttgatgaagccatgctgtcTCCCTGTGACCACTACTTTATTTTCTACATATTCACTAACCATCCCTTTTATTAACACATTCTAGAATATTTTTTAGAAATGGAAGTCAAGTTTTCTGGTCTGCAGTTTGCTGCCTGCATTCTGGtccccttttttttcattttttgaagattGAGGCAACTTTTTCCATCTACAGTACTGTGACCCTTCTACTATCAAAGGTGGTTAACATTGGCTTTGATAACATAACCCTCTCTTATTTCAAGATGCTGGCATGTAGTTCCTCTGGTCCTAATGATTTGAACATATGTATTAAGAGAAGCTAGGTGCTCTCTTAATGTTTATCCCCTGATCTTGACTTTCAAGTCTCCGATAGccatcatttttgttctttccaatgGGAAGAATAGTTCTCAAATAGAtctatcttctctctttttcatccATTATCATCACCTCATATGCCCTGATAAgaacctctttcccttctttgactcttctatttttaaattaatataccttttaaaaatcccttttttgTTAGCCATGACAGCTTCATCAAAGTGAAGTCAGACTTAGACATTTCCTAAGTTTATAATAGCTCAGTTAAGAcctttttctatttaaattattcattttaaagcaTGTTCTGGCTAATATCTAATGAAAGCCATATACACTAAGTGTTGTATTTCCTGtgtatctttgtattcctagcactagAAAGTCAAGTCAGcccacaagcatttatatatcaggcattatgctaaatggtaggatacaaagaaaggcaaaaaatagttctTGCTCTTAATgagggggaggcaacatgcaaaaactacgtacaaacaagatatatatatatatatacacacataggataaaatgaatataatttcagagggaaagcactaagattaagagaGACTGGGAGAGATTTCCAGAAGGTGAGACTTCAGCTAAGCTAagtaagtcttgaaggaagccaagaggtagagatgaggagaaagagaattccaggcatgagggacagtcaatgaaaatgcccagagtcagaagatgtaTTTTGTTCAAGGCCCATGGAGAAGGCTAGGGTCACTAGATTACTAGTACATAgaaaggagtaaggtataagaagaccagaaaggtaggaaggtctAGAGGCAACCACACTGGTacacccaggatggctgttaGCACAGgccctttgatctgctttactaggaaagatagcttttaaaggggttaacaatcctacttttaattacattcactagttcagaggaagagtcagcatcctgaatgtcagagaaagtacaagcagaaaaaatacaagcagagaaattagcataaagaccaacaaacagggctcttaactacctgaaccaaagcaatattgctgtacacttcacatacaccactggatcaagaaaacctttacatctgagtagtcggagagttctgaacatacagctactcagagtctggACCAGGGAATCAATCACAAGATTCTTCTCATAAGCAAAgcaaataccaactcagagtatatgtacacttctcagagccagaaggcatcacaaccctcatgactcagtgcctaagcaacttagtaccaaaaggtgtggaagccttcctacgagcaagcttcccctaagcaatcTTCCCTTAATGGGTTCCACGTGAGGTCCATTAATGAGTGGGGAAGattttcatatcccattaacattacagaaggAATTATAGGTCATTTATTATCAGGTTACAAAgggttttgaaagccaaacagagaattgtatatttgatcctggtggtaatagggaaccaatggagtttGTTGACTAGaggaatggcatggtcagacctgtgctttaggaagcacataatagacatttaatagatgcttgttgcaTGATTGATTGTGCTTAATAATAAGCTGGATCTAATAGTCATTATTTCACGTAATTGAatctagcaagcatttattaggttaTTGGAAGGCACTGAAAGTACAAATGCGATTGTGAAAAATAACCCtgatcctcaaagagcttatattctgctgggcGAATACAACACATTAACAGAATAgtataaatataacataatttgAGGATTAAAAGAGTCCTAATAactaggagaatcaggaaagacttcctctaGGAAGTGGTAGATCAAGCTCAGCTTTCAAGGAAGCTAAAGGTtcaaagaggaagagatgaggagggagcgtATTCTAAATATGATGGCTAGTCTGTGAAAAGGCACAAAATGGAAGACAGAATGTCAAGTTCAAGGTATAGAAAATAGGACAGTTTGGCTAAAAGGTGGAGTATGTGAAGGGGTGTAAGgtaaaataaggttggaaaggatGGTTAGAGCCAGACCAGGAAGGACTTTAAGTTCAAAGGTGAGTACAGTATGTTTCATCCTCAAAGCAATAGAAAATTACTAAAGATTCTTGAGCAGAGAAGTTCATGGCTAGATTTATGCTTTAAGATTATCTGAACAGCTGTGTGGAAGAAAATGGATTGTAAaaaggagagactagaggcagttAGGAGGTTATTATAACAGTCCAGGAAAGAGGTGAAAAGGGACTGAAATATGTTAGTAACAGAGTAGAAGGTAGGAGACTAAGGTCAAAAATgtatttggaagggaagagagagggaagtgtTAAAAGTGAGCACAAATGTTAAAGCCTGGGTGAACTGAAGGagagtggggcatagaaataagGCAGCTTGAAAGAAGGGCCACTTAAGgggaataatgaaagaaatataaCAATATACAAAAATAACAAATACACAACTGCAATAATGTTAACAAAAGAGAACACTGAAGGGACAGGGTGGGGGCAAACTGTTTAATTGTGAAGACCAATACCTAGAGAACAGATAATAAACCAAAACTCCTTTCTCTCAGCCTACAATAAGAGCACTATGAGAATGGAATATTGCAGAATTATTGGAGGTGGGGGcatccaggtggtgcagtgaatagagcaccggccctggagtcaggaagacctgaattcaaatccgacctcagacacttgacacttactagctgtttgaccttgggcgaatcacttaaccccaattgcctggcctcccctctccaaaagaaaaaaagaattattggagGTGGTCacttttgtttaactgtttttctgCTATGAGTTGAGGGGGAGGGGTTTAACTATGTAGCATTAACTAGTACAGCATATCTAAAAATGATGGGGGAAAAAATGTTTGGGTGAGggcttttttggaggggagggagggggaactAACTGACATTCACAGTTTTTCAGATGATTGGTTAAAATAAATTACCAAATGATCTGCTTCCTTGGTGGAGGGCAAAAGGAGCCTCCCCTTGTGGTATCCAagatttctttcctccccactctcccactccatttcctcctcttaaTAGTTTCtgactcctccccacccccaccctttccaGCCGAGGTCACCTTCCATGCTGCTAGCTCTGACCACGGTTTGCGGTGCCACCCCAAATGCAAAATTTCCTAGTGATGACCCTCCCTAATCTCCAAGCCTAGTCTCTGTAGAAGTCTCCACTTTCACTTCAAACTATCCTATCCTCAaccttcctcttcatcctccttctGCCTTTTTTCCTCTAGTTACTCTAGTCCTACCTCTAGGTCCCTCTGCCAATACCACTCCTTGGTAAGACATTGGTAGCAGCAAACTCTCAGGCCCCGTGATTATGAATTCCTAAACCTACTTTACCATATATAGGCATTCATAGAGCCTCCACAGGTAGCAGCTTACACCAAAGGAATGAGTAAGAATACTTATGCAAAGCAGTGGAACTGTTTATTACACAGAGCTAAGctatttttcctcaatttcaCGTCTTTTCTCCCACTCAGAGGAACTGAGCACACCCCAAGTCACAGCAAACTTTACAGAGTCTGAGAATGGTACCTGTAATGTCATTCTGCTGTGCTCcatggaaaaggaagggaaaaatgtgACTTACAACTGGATATCCCTGGAAGGTAGAGAGGAAGTCATCGCCTATGAGGGACCCAACCTCACAGTTTCCTGGAGACCTGGGGAAAGTGAGCCGAACTATATCTGCAGAGTCACAAATCCTGTCAGCAGTCAGAGGTCCCAGCCAATACCTTCTGCAGGGCTCTGTACAGGTAACCCTTCCTGTCTCTCCAGGAATCTCAGGAGAAGCCCTTAACAGCTCCAGTAAACAGCTTGACCTCCTTCCCAATTCTGTCATCCAAAAAAGTGCCTTTCATAGCATCATAAAATTTAGCgacagaaaggaccttagagatatcTAGTTCAATTTcaaacctcccccccacccctctctctctctctctctctctctttctctctctatctgtgtgtgtgtgtgtgtgtttcatacacacacacacacacacacacacacacacacacagttcttTCTACAGTTGAGCAAACCaaaacccagaaaagttaaatgatttgatttgcctggggtcatataCATGAAAGTGGAAGATTAGGCTTTGCATTCAAGTCTCCTAACTCTAAACctaatattctttctactgcCTCATACTGCTTACCAGAATTCCATGGGCCCAGAACCCAACAGAACTTCTAAGACCAAAAACATCCTGGGGCTCTGAGCTTCTGTCTCCAGAAC
It encodes the following:
- the LOC118845408 gene encoding SLAM family member 9-like isoform X2; this encodes MTHLLQWLIVIICLQIEEAASTDNKVPLLVIGTVGKSVILPSKIPPDKILTIAWLSRNSLATVDLNGQPPHITITDYNYHNRLKILNESNYSLQIKNLTTEDENCYKAQITIKSTGLPETLIQEYLLHIYEELSTPQVTANFTESENGTCNVILLCSMEKEGKNVTYNWISLEGREEVIAYEGPNLTVSWRPGESEPNYICRVTNPVSSQRSQPIPSAGLCTGASSRNYVKLIIGIVVAVVLCVAIVIGSVFWKKKRQGFIQCSPNHVQQQEATTDGTTVYAQVSHPYGKAATLPETSAYNKHT
- the LOC118845408 gene encoding SLAM family member 9-like isoform X1; its protein translation is MTHLLQWLIVIICLQIEEAASTDNKVPLLVIGTVGKSVILPSKIPPDKILTIAWLSRNSLATVDLNGQPPHITITDYNYHNRLKILNESNYSLQIKNLTTEDENCYKAQITIKSTGLPETLIQEYLLHIYEELSTPQVTANFTESENGTCNVILLCSMEKEGKNVTYNWISLEGREEVIAYEGPNLTVSWRPGESEPNYICRVTNPVSSQRSQPIPSAGLCTGASSRNYVKLIIGIVVAVVLCVAIVIGSVFWKKKRQGFIQCSPNHVQQQEATTDGTTVYAQVSHPYGKKTRSPNIPDKKDSITIYSTIQSPKEKAATLPETSAYNKHT